One part of the Thermococcus litoralis DSM 5473 genome encodes these proteins:
- a CDS encoding amidohydrolase family protein: protein MKMAFGENPMNVYGINQKRSPQTRMATSGLIREWLYKAKTYMTKKEKTKDNSDNAPDFDIKLEALELVLKKEIPIRAHAHRFSDILTAIRIAEEFGVNIVIEHGTEAYKVAEIIAEKKVPIVHGPLLLPRHKPELRNLTIKSPVLLANAGVEFALTTDALGQIIFELPIMASLSVREGLDPNIALRSITITPAKILGINDKVGSIEKGKDADLLVFNGDPLDIRNKIELVVINGRIVYSE from the coding sequence ATGAAAATGGCATTTGGAGAAAATCCAATGAATGTATACGGAATCAACCAGAAACGAAGTCCACAAACTAGAATGGCAACTTCAGGCTTGATAAGAGAATGGCTTTACAAAGCCAAGACATATATGACCAAAAAAGAAAAAACAAAAGATAATTCTGATAACGCTCCAGATTTTGACATAAAGCTAGAGGCCTTGGAACTGGTGCTAAAGAAAGAGATTCCAATTAGGGCTCATGCTCATAGATTCAGTGACATACTGACTGCAATAAGAATTGCAGAAGAATTTGGAGTTAACATCGTGATAGAGCATGGAACAGAAGCATACAAAGTTGCAGAGATAATCGCAGAAAAAAAGGTGCCTATAGTTCATGGCCCCCTTCTCCTCCCCCGCCATAAGCCAGAACTCAGAAATCTAACTATTAAATCTCCAGTGTTACTAGCTAACGCAGGTGTAGAATTTGCATTAACAACTGACGCTCTAGGACAAATTATTTTTGAACTACCGATTATGGCATCACTTTCAGTAAGAGAAGGACTTGATCCAAATATTGCTCTTAGGAGTATAACGATAACACCTGCCAAGATTCTGGGAATTAATGACAAAGTTGGAAGCATAGAAAAAGGAAAGGATGCAGATCTTCTTGTGTTTAATGGAGATCCATTAGACATTCGAAATAAGATCGAGCTTGTAGTGATAAATGGCAGGATAGTGTACAGTGAATAA
- a CDS encoding M20/M25/M40 family metallo-hydrolase, giving the protein MKAERAKEILVELLKIPSPSGQEDRLALHIMEFLHRLDYDVHIESDGKVIDLVVNPEAELFFEVHMDTIDVRAEPFVRGNIVYGTGASDVKGGLASVLLMLESLKKDKQDLNVGVVFVSDEEKEGMGSALFMERYKPKMAIVIEPTDLEVHIAHAGNIEAYFEVDGKEAHGACPESGINAIDQAYKMIEELKALEPFKQKGKYFDAYIGLQELICENPYYLIPALCKGRFEARLLPNQEVEDVLDLMEPILDEYTLRYEYTEIWDGYELDESEEIVQLAKKAMEEVDLEDFGGMRSWTDAINFMYNGTKTIVFGPGNLDISHTKGERIDVRDVVKASEFLRKVNEIYGRS; this is encoded by the coding sequence ATGAAAGCTGAGAGAGCAAAGGAAATTTTGGTCGAGCTTTTGAAGATTCCATCACCATCAGGACAGGAAGACCGTCTTGCCTTGCACATAATGGAGTTCCTCCACAGATTGGACTATGATGTCCACATAGAGAGCGATGGAAAGGTAATCGACCTCGTTGTAAACCCCGAGGCTGAGCTCTTCTTTGAAGTTCACATGGACACGATAGACGTAAGAGCCGAGCCTTTTGTCAGGGGAAATATCGTCTACGGTACGGGAGCTAGTGATGTTAAAGGCGGACTGGCAAGCGTTCTCCTAATGCTTGAGAGCCTCAAGAAGGATAAGCAAGACCTCAACGTCGGAGTTGTATTTGTGAGCGACGAAGAAAAAGAAGGAATGGGGTCTGCTCTGTTTATGGAGCGCTACAAACCAAAGATGGCAATAGTAATAGAGCCAACCGACCTTGAAGTTCATATAGCCCATGCAGGAAACATAGAAGCTTACTTCGAAGTTGACGGGAAAGAAGCTCACGGAGCATGCCCCGAGAGCGGGATAAACGCCATAGACCAGGCTTACAAGATGATAGAGGAGCTTAAGGCTCTTGAACCCTTCAAGCAGAAGGGGAAGTACTTCGATGCCTACATAGGACTGCAAGAGCTGATATGTGAGAACCCCTACTACCTAATTCCAGCTCTCTGCAAGGGAAGGTTTGAAGCGAGGCTCTTACCTAACCAAGAAGTTGAGGACGTTCTGGACTTAATGGAGCCCATATTGGATGAATACACCCTCCGCTATGAGTACACGGAAATATGGGATGGCTATGAGCTTGACGAGAGTGAAGAGATAGTGCAGCTGGCAAAGAAAGCCATGGAAGAAGTTGATCTGGAAGACTTCGGAGGAATGAGGAGCTGGACGGATGCAATTAACTTCATGTACAACGGAACAAAGACTATTGTTTTCGGCCCCGGGAACCTCGACATCTCCCACACAAAGGGCGAAAGAATAGATGTAAGAGACGTGGTCAAGGCAAGCGAGTTTTTGAGGAAGGTTAACGAGATCTACGGGAGGAGTTAG
- a CDS encoding ABC transporter ATP-binding protein has translation MSCLDKLEVNVSFSYGEKQILKDVEFSARKGELLAIVGPNGAGKSTLLKCLVGILKPSGYVRLNGLDLLGLKPKERAKYISYVPQSSFPEFAFTVEEFVELGTYATRGNVEEALRKVGMWERRKELVTKLSGGEYQLVLIARALAQGSDVMLLDEPTSHLDINHALQIMDLLKSIKDEKILVAVMHDLNLALNYADRVIVLKKGQIQWSGKSSALTPEVLEEVYGIKAKIVDVEGQRIVVAWE, from the coding sequence GTGAGCTGTTTGGATAAGCTTGAGGTCAATGTGTCGTTCTCCTATGGCGAGAAGCAGATTTTAAAGGATGTGGAGTTTTCAGCTAGAAAGGGAGAGCTTTTAGCAATTGTGGGGCCCAATGGCGCTGGAAAATCAACCCTTCTGAAGTGCTTAGTTGGGATTTTAAAGCCCTCTGGATACGTTAGGCTAAACGGTCTAGATTTGTTGGGTTTAAAGCCCAAAGAACGGGCAAAGTACATCTCATACGTTCCGCAAAGTTCGTTTCCAGAGTTCGCGTTTACGGTTGAAGAGTTTGTTGAGCTTGGCACGTATGCAACTAGGGGCAACGTGGAGGAAGCATTGAGAAAGGTGGGAATGTGGGAAAGAAGAAAGGAGCTTGTAACAAAGCTGAGCGGGGGAGAATACCAGCTGGTGCTGATAGCGAGGGCTTTGGCTCAAGGAAGCGATGTTATGCTGCTTGATGAACCAACTTCCCACCTTGATATCAATCACGCTCTCCAGATAATGGATCTTTTAAAGAGCATCAAAGACGAGAAAATTCTTGTGGCCGTTATGCACGACCTAAACCTCGCTTTGAACTATGCAGATAGGGTGATAGTCCTAAAGAAAGGGCAGATACAATGGAGCGGCAAATCTTCCGCCCTAACCCCAGAGGTTCTGGAGGAGGTCTATGGGATAAAAGCGAAGATAGTTGATGTGGAAGGGCAAAGGATTGTTGTGGCTTGGGAATGA
- the mtnA gene encoding S-methyl-5-thioribose-1-phosphate isomerase, which produces MEIKYKPEELTKLPRSVEFREGKVYIIDQLLLPREFKVIPLSTVEEVARAIKTLQVRGAPAIGATAAYGLALLAENSKAKTKEEFFDEFYKAFEILRNTRPTAVNLFWALNRIKNLVEEHREESLGEIKRLIVEEAHKIADEDVEANLRMGHYAAEILPEGNILTHCNAGSLATVHLGTVGAALRVMHKEGKLKLLWVDETRPVLQGARLSAWEYHYDGIPLKLISDNMAGFVMQQGMVDAIIVGADRIVANGDFANKIGTYSLAVLAKEHKIPFFTIAPLSTIDMSLKSGEEIPIEERPKEEVLTCGGCKIAPDVDVYNPAFDVTPHKYLTAIITDRGVVYPPFEKNLKKLFE; this is translated from the coding sequence ATGGAGATAAAATACAAGCCCGAAGAACTTACAAAGCTCCCAAGAAGTGTAGAGTTCAGGGAGGGAAAGGTCTACATTATTGACCAGCTTCTGCTTCCGAGGGAGTTTAAGGTAATCCCTTTGAGCACTGTTGAAGAAGTTGCTAGGGCAATAAAAACCCTCCAAGTCCGCGGGGCTCCGGCAATAGGGGCAACAGCAGCCTATGGGTTAGCTTTACTTGCAGAGAACAGCAAAGCAAAAACTAAAGAAGAGTTCTTTGATGAATTTTACAAGGCATTCGAAATCCTTAGAAACACCCGTCCGACAGCGGTAAATCTCTTCTGGGCACTCAACAGGATTAAAAACCTTGTGGAGGAGCACAGAGAGGAAAGTCTTGGTGAAATAAAAAGGCTGATAGTTGAGGAGGCTCACAAGATAGCGGATGAAGACGTGGAAGCAAACCTTAGGATGGGTCACTATGCGGCTGAGATTCTTCCGGAGGGAAATATTCTAACCCACTGCAATGCTGGGAGCTTAGCTACAGTTCATCTTGGCACTGTTGGTGCTGCACTTAGAGTTATGCACAAAGAGGGCAAGCTCAAGCTTTTATGGGTTGATGAGACTAGGCCGGTTCTCCAAGGCGCAAGGCTCTCCGCTTGGGAGTACCACTATGATGGGATTCCACTAAAGCTGATAAGCGACAACATGGCTGGCTTTGTGATGCAGCAGGGAATGGTGGATGCGATAATAGTTGGTGCTGATAGGATAGTTGCCAACGGAGACTTTGCCAACAAAATTGGAACTTACTCTCTGGCAGTGCTTGCGAAGGAGCACAAAATACCCTTCTTCACCATAGCACCCCTCTCAACCATTGACATGAGCCTCAAGAGCGGCGAGGAGATTCCAATAGAAGAAAGGCCTAAAGAAGAAGTCCTGACCTGTGGGGGATGCAAAATAGCGCCCGATGTTGACGTCTACAACCCAGCTTTTGATGTAACGCCCCACAAATACCTCACGGCAATAATCACGGACAGAGGAGTTGTTTATCCACCTTTTGAGAAGAACTTGAAGAAGCTCTTTGAATAG
- a CDS encoding iron-containing alcohol dehydrogenase, which yields MKFFSLKTRIAIGEGSLKYVESIARNHERVLILSSKSMRIHGFLNEVMNYVEEAGAEVDVIEGLPAEPSYEDVEELMPRVREFSPDLLIALGGGSVIDITKAIKVFYDAPELSFEEIAFLDRFTKPPKVIPKLKTPLVAIPSTSGAGSEVSAASVLKKDGIKYNFVSFEIAPEYAILDPRLPRTMPREVARNSGLDVLVHGIEAYTTTAATPFSDAMAIQAVKTVFKWLPLSVNGDETAREKIHYAATMAGIAFLNARLGICHSLSHKAAWIGPHGLLNAIFLPYVIEFNMKSDYARKKYTEIAKEIGFNTAEELVEVIKEFNEMLGVPKLNELVDEEVFMAKLDEMAKKAYADPLVNFNPVEPSVEDMKELYKKAYYAE from the coding sequence ATGAAGTTCTTCAGCTTAAAAACTAGGATAGCAATTGGAGAAGGGAGCCTTAAGTATGTGGAGAGCATTGCTAGGAACCATGAGAGGGTCTTGATCTTATCTAGTAAGTCAATGCGCATTCATGGGTTCTTAAACGAGGTCATGAACTATGTGGAGGAAGCGGGGGCTGAAGTTGATGTTATAGAGGGCTTACCTGCAGAGCCAAGCTATGAGGACGTTGAGGAGCTGATGCCAAGAGTTAGGGAATTTTCTCCGGATTTGCTCATAGCCCTCGGAGGCGGAAGCGTAATAGACATCACAAAGGCGATAAAGGTGTTTTACGATGCTCCAGAACTGAGCTTTGAGGAAATCGCATTTCTCGACAGGTTTACAAAGCCTCCCAAGGTTATTCCCAAGCTCAAGACTCCTTTGGTGGCAATACCCTCTACAAGCGGTGCTGGGAGTGAAGTTTCAGCTGCAAGCGTTCTCAAGAAAGATGGCATAAAATACAACTTCGTGTCATTTGAAATTGCTCCAGAATACGCTATTTTGGATCCAAGGCTGCCTAGAACAATGCCGAGAGAAGTTGCAAGAAACAGCGGGCTTGACGTTCTTGTCCATGGAATTGAGGCTTATACTACGACAGCAGCCACGCCCTTCAGCGATGCAATGGCAATACAAGCTGTAAAAACCGTCTTCAAGTGGCTCCCATTGTCCGTTAATGGCGATGAAACCGCAAGAGAGAAAATCCACTATGCGGCAACAATGGCGGGGATAGCTTTCTTGAATGCACGTCTCGGAATATGCCACAGCCTAAGTCACAAAGCCGCATGGATCGGTCCCCATGGGTTGCTCAATGCTATCTTCTTACCCTATGTGATTGAGTTCAACATGAAAAGCGACTACGCAAGGAAGAAATACACTGAGATAGCAAAGGAAATAGGGTTCAACACCGCTGAAGAGCTGGTCGAAGTTATCAAAGAGTTTAACGAAATGCTTGGAGTGCCTAAGCTTAATGAGCTCGTAGATGAGGAGGTTTTCATGGCAAAGCTGGATGAGATGGCGAAAAAGGCTTATGCAGACCCTCTGGTCAACTTCAATCCCGTGGAGCCCAGCGTTGAAGATATGAAAGAACTCTATAAAAAAGCCTACTATGCCGAGTAA
- a CDS encoding DEAD/DEAH box helicase: MHPLLKRAIEEKFGSLNELQMRAFDEVSSGKSVLIVAPTGSGKTEAAVLPVFNAILEKRLDPISVIYIAPLKALNRDLLDRLLWWGEKLGLNVEVRHGDTSAYRKAQQVKKPPHMLIITPETLGVILTMKSFRKALKNVKFVIVDEIVELVDNKRGAQLSLALERLAEVADFRRIGLSATVGNEEEIKAWLKAESIVKPPIEKGYKIKVLFPQPDKKDLELSTSLSISLDVATRLRVLWEIIEKHERALVFTNTRQFAEILAHRLKAWGKPVEVHHGSLSREARISAERALKEGKIKALVCTSSMELGIDIGDVDVVIQYMSPRQVNRLIQRIGRAKHRAGEVSEGYIIATNIEDYLESLVIAQRALEGKLEAVEPYENALDVLGHFIVGLLIEHRRLPKEVPFEIAKRAYPYRNLRWEEYGEVLNMLSEARLIGYDEESGLLYLRRGAYQYYYENLSTIPDEISYRVFDIKSGRIIGRLDESFVMDLEEGVEFIMHGRSWILLGIDEESRLLKVRESKSLESAVPSWEGEMIPVPFEVAQDVGRLKRELLFDFNSGKVLISKVDFNDEELDLALSILKKQEPLGTDRDIGIESLPKALVIHADFGNKANEAIGRFLLAFLAAKYGKVFSMKAQAHAIVINSPFQLNPGEVKEYLLQDARALPFVLSKAVRDSPAYRWRMLNVAKRIGALRREARIRKIERLFEGTIIEKETLNELFHDKLDVKRAEEVLKAVKDGKIRIKGVLRREPSPLGSINLSVGGEFLVSGELEKDEILMLFKERLLNTEVALICTNCGWKSTTKVLRLKNRLDYLQCPKCSSRMIAVAHPIDAELFVSALKKLKKGEKLEKEEESAYRRLIKASDLIKAYGFDAVLALASYGVGADTAARLLSQYRGEALLVALLEAERRYIRTRKFWKD; this comes from the coding sequence ATGCATCCACTTTTAAAAAGGGCTATAGAGGAGAAGTTCGGGAGCCTTAATGAGCTCCAGATGAGGGCTTTTGATGAGGTTAGCTCCGGGAAGAGTGTTTTAATTGTAGCACCCACCGGAAGCGGAAAAACCGAGGCTGCTGTGCTTCCTGTTTTTAACGCAATTTTAGAAAAAAGGCTAGACCCTATCTCCGTCATCTATATAGCTCCTTTAAAGGCCCTTAACAGAGATTTGTTGGATAGATTGCTGTGGTGGGGGGAAAAGCTTGGGCTTAATGTGGAAGTGAGGCACGGCGACACTTCAGCCTATAGAAAAGCCCAGCAGGTGAAAAAGCCTCCCCACATGCTAATCATAACCCCCGAAACCCTTGGAGTAATCCTCACGATGAAGTCTTTTCGAAAAGCCCTCAAAAACGTTAAGTTTGTGATAGTAGATGAAATAGTGGAGCTTGTCGATAACAAGAGGGGCGCTCAGCTTAGCTTAGCCCTTGAGAGGCTTGCTGAGGTTGCAGATTTTCGGAGGATTGGTCTTTCAGCGACTGTTGGGAACGAAGAGGAAATTAAGGCATGGCTCAAGGCAGAGAGCATTGTTAAACCACCAATTGAAAAGGGCTACAAAATCAAAGTTCTCTTTCCGCAGCCCGATAAGAAGGATCTTGAGCTCTCCACCAGCTTAAGCATTTCTCTCGATGTTGCCACGAGGCTAAGGGTTCTTTGGGAGATAATAGAAAAGCACGAGAGGGCGTTGGTATTTACGAACACACGGCAATTCGCTGAGATTCTTGCTCACCGATTAAAAGCGTGGGGCAAGCCGGTAGAAGTCCATCACGGCAGCCTTTCACGAGAAGCGAGGATAAGTGCGGAGAGGGCTTTAAAAGAAGGCAAGATAAAAGCCCTTGTGTGCACATCTTCCATGGAGCTTGGAATTGATATCGGAGATGTGGACGTTGTAATCCAATATATGAGCCCGAGACAAGTAAACAGGCTTATCCAGAGAATAGGAAGAGCTAAGCACAGGGCGGGGGAAGTTAGTGAGGGCTATATAATCGCCACAAACATTGAGGATTACCTCGAAAGCCTGGTAATAGCCCAGAGGGCACTTGAAGGGAAGCTCGAAGCGGTGGAACCATATGAAAACGCCCTTGATGTTCTCGGGCATTTTATTGTGGGCCTTTTAATAGAACATAGAAGATTACCAAAGGAAGTTCCCTTTGAGATCGCAAAGAGGGCTTATCCCTACAGAAATCTGAGGTGGGAGGAATACGGCGAAGTTTTAAACATGCTGAGCGAGGCACGTTTAATCGGTTATGACGAGGAAAGCGGCCTTCTCTATCTGAGGAGGGGGGCTTATCAGTATTATTACGAGAACCTTTCCACGATTCCCGATGAAATCAGCTACAGGGTTTTTGACATAAAAAGCGGGAGGATAATTGGCCGCTTGGATGAGAGCTTCGTGATGGATCTTGAGGAAGGAGTAGAGTTTATAATGCATGGCAGAAGCTGGATTTTGCTGGGCATTGATGAGGAGTCAAGGCTGTTGAAGGTAAGGGAGAGCAAGAGTCTGGAAAGCGCTGTACCGAGCTGGGAGGGGGAGATGATACCCGTCCCCTTTGAAGTGGCTCAAGACGTTGGAAGGCTAAAAAGGGAGCTTCTTTTCGATTTTAACTCCGGCAAGGTTCTTATCTCGAAGGTGGATTTCAATGATGAGGAACTCGACCTTGCCCTTTCAATTCTAAAGAAGCAGGAACCTTTGGGAACTGACAGGGACATTGGGATAGAATCCCTCCCGAAGGCGTTAGTTATCCACGCAGATTTTGGAAACAAAGCTAACGAAGCCATCGGAAGGTTTCTTTTGGCTTTCTTGGCGGCAAAATACGGGAAAGTATTCTCCATGAAGGCGCAGGCTCATGCAATAGTCATTAACTCTCCTTTCCAGCTCAATCCGGGTGAGGTTAAGGAGTATCTTCTCCAAGATGCGAGGGCACTTCCATTTGTTCTTTCTAAGGCAGTAAGAGACAGCCCGGCTTACAGGTGGAGAATGCTGAATGTAGCGAAAAGAATTGGAGCATTGAGGAGAGAGGCGAGGATAAGAAAAATCGAACGGCTCTTTGAGGGAACTATAATTGAAAAAGAAACATTAAATGAACTTTTCCATGATAAGCTCGACGTGAAGAGAGCTGAGGAAGTTCTGAAAGCAGTTAAGGATGGAAAAATCCGGATAAAGGGTGTCTTAAGAAGAGAACCCTCACCTCTCGGCAGTATTAACCTGAGCGTTGGCGGGGAGTTTTTGGTCAGTGGAGAGCTTGAGAAAGACGAAATACTGATGCTGTTTAAGGAAAGGCTTCTAAACACGGAAGTTGCACTAATATGCACCAACTGCGGGTGGAAGAGCACCACAAAAGTTCTGCGCTTAAAGAACCGTTTGGATTATCTCCAGTGTCCCAAGTGCTCTTCCAGGATGATTGCTGTTGCACATCCAATAGATGCTGAGCTGTTTGTCTCTGCACTGAAGAAGCTCAAGAAAGGGGAGAAACTTGAAAAAGAAGAGGAGAGCGCCTATAGAAGGTTAATAAAGGCAAGCGACTTAATAAAAGCTTATGGGTTTGATGCGGTTTTGGCACTGGCAAGCTATGGCGTCGGTGCAGACACTGCCGCCAGACTTTTGAGCCAGTATAGAGGAGAAGCACTCCTGGTAGCTCTTTTGGAAGCTGAGAGGAGGTATATAAGAACAAGAAAATTTTGGAAGGATTGA
- a CDS encoding cell wall-binding repeat-containing protein has translation MVAKKVLVWLFSALLLVSMIPTVTAANETSVGIVILVSNNEADLTLAQKLGESMNVSVIVAPWGVYDPDVTAEVISAAPDKVLIIGGPAAVPKTYEDDLNEMGISWVRIWGKDRYETNIQVLQYVLKNYPELLENVKIAIAHGRDIGAIKKVELEKAFPIYVDINRTENQTQILATIKVTSVVIIKTPYSENITERVRNEIRNRVRASITEEQANISAETAWEAIEIAENKTSLATALLENSTTKLPAAEKLLELANKEIEKAKEAYESGKYGEAYGQAIAAKAHAEAVIRMASEKIQIMMKTNQTLRIKIRIEKLGGIIERFESIGLNVTEEKGLLEKAKEAYEKGSYKEAEQLIEQLRNMLKEKFHEEKLTIREKWKERKKREVPKMNRP, from the coding sequence ATGGTAGCGAAAAAAGTATTAGTGTGGCTTTTTAGTGCTTTGCTTTTAGTAAGCATGATACCAACAGTCACTGCAGCGAATGAAACCAGCGTTGGCATAGTAATACTTGTGAGTAACAACGAGGCAGATTTGACCTTAGCCCAAAAACTTGGGGAAAGCATGAACGTGTCAGTTATCGTAGCTCCATGGGGAGTATACGATCCAGACGTTACAGCAGAGGTAATAAGTGCAGCTCCGGACAAGGTGTTGATCATTGGTGGACCAGCGGCAGTTCCAAAGACCTATGAAGATGATTTGAATGAGATGGGAATAAGTTGGGTTAGAATATGGGGCAAAGACAGATATGAAACAAATATTCAGGTGCTTCAGTACGTTTTGAAGAACTATCCAGAGCTCCTAGAAAACGTTAAGATTGCCATCGCCCACGGAAGGGACATAGGGGCTATTAAGAAGGTCGAGCTTGAAAAGGCATTTCCGATATATGTAGATATCAACAGAACTGAAAACCAAACTCAGATATTGGCAACAATCAAAGTAACATCAGTGGTAATCATAAAAACACCATATTCAGAAAACATAACCGAGAGGGTTAGAAATGAAATAAGAAACAGAGTTAGGGCAAGCATTACTGAGGAGCAAGCAAATATAAGCGCAGAGACAGCATGGGAGGCTATAGAGATTGCGGAAAACAAAACATCCCTAGCCACGGCATTGTTAGAGAACAGCACTACAAAGCTTCCAGCTGCAGAGAAACTTTTAGAACTTGCTAATAAAGAAATCGAGAAAGCCAAAGAAGCCTATGAGAGTGGAAAATATGGAGAAGCTTATGGACAGGCAATAGCTGCAAAAGCGCACGCAGAGGCCGTGATTAGAATGGCAAGTGAAAAAATACAGATAATGATGAAAACCAACCAAACTCTAAGAATTAAAATCAGAATAGAAAAGCTAGGCGGCATCATAGAGAGGTTCGAGAGCATTGGGCTTAATGTGACAGAGGAAAAAGGCTTGTTAGAGAAGGCAAAAGAGGCATATGAAAAAGGAAGCTACAAAGAGGCTGAACAGCTGATCGAACAGCTAAGAAATATGCTTAAGGAAAAATTCCATGAAGAAAAACTAACGATCAGAGAGAAATGGAAAGAAAGGAAGAAGAGAGAAGTCCCGAAGATGAACAGACCATAG
- a CDS encoding NTPase has product MNLMKIFITGLPGVGKTTLALKVTEELKTYNLKIGGFITQEVREKGRRVGFKIKALDTGEEGILAWVGEGYPRVGKYVVNLEDLNRIGVLAIIRALEDADLIIIDEIGAMEYKSREFAEAVEKAVKSEKPLLATVHRNYAKRFKDYGKLYVLTPENREYIRQEIIHNLKAILKP; this is encoded by the coding sequence GTGAACCTTATGAAAATCTTTATCACCGGCTTACCGGGAGTGGGCAAGACAACTCTCGCACTAAAAGTTACCGAAGAGCTGAAAACTTACAACTTAAAAATTGGAGGCTTTATAACACAGGAGGTAAGAGAAAAGGGTAGAAGAGTTGGATTCAAAATCAAAGCCCTTGACACTGGAGAAGAAGGCATCTTAGCCTGGGTTGGAGAAGGGTATCCAAGAGTGGGGAAGTACGTTGTCAATCTTGAGGACTTAAACCGCATTGGAGTTTTGGCAATAATAAGGGCTCTTGAGGATGCGGACCTCATAATTATTGACGAAATCGGGGCAATGGAATACAAAAGCAGGGAGTTTGCAGAAGCTGTGGAAAAAGCTGTTAAGAGCGAAAAACCACTTTTAGCGACGGTTCACAGAAATTATGCAAAGCGATTCAAGGATTATGGAAAGCTCTATGTTTTAACCCCAGAAAACAGAGAATACATAAGACAGGAAATCATTCACAACTTGAAGGCAATTCTAAAACCTTAA
- a CDS encoding FecCD family ABC transporter permease — MKKIAPLLVSSVALILLGIVVGPVKIPFRDILAAFSFDNLRRAFLDPNSLSGNSYIVLQIRLPRVLLAYLVGVSLASAGTASQALFKNPLADPYIIGISGGAAVGASIAALYFPQYMGVLALVGASLAVVVVYRIARVNGHIPVDTLLLAGIALGFFTSALTSYLLYVGRERIHNAIFWLMGTFNGADWGDVKMVLFSSVVGVSILLFSWRELNLLLLGEESISMGLDINRYRKIVIGVISLLTSFAVATSGIIGFVGLISPHAMRIIFGPNHKRLLPASALFGGTLMVFADILARILLKPAEVPVGIITALFGAPFFLYLLIKKKRGELFG, encoded by the coding sequence ATGAAGAAAATTGCACCACTATTAGTATCATCAGTAGCCCTTATCCTTTTGGGGATAGTTGTTGGGCCAGTAAAGATACCTTTCCGAGATATTCTAGCAGCTTTTAGTTTTGATAATTTAAGGAGGGCGTTTTTAGATCCAAACTCGCTTAGTGGGAACAGCTACATTGTCCTCCAGATAAGATTGCCTAGAGTTCTACTGGCATATCTTGTTGGGGTAAGCTTGGCTTCAGCTGGTACCGCCTCCCAAGCTCTCTTTAAAAATCCGCTTGCAGATCCGTATATAATCGGAATAAGTGGGGGAGCTGCAGTTGGAGCATCAATAGCGGCCTTGTATTTTCCCCAATACATGGGTGTTCTTGCATTGGTAGGTGCTTCCTTGGCGGTTGTTGTAGTGTATAGGATTGCAAGGGTTAATGGTCATATTCCGGTGGATACGTTGCTTTTAGCAGGAATTGCCTTGGGATTTTTTACAAGTGCTCTAACATCTTATCTCCTCTACGTAGGCAGGGAGAGAATCCACAACGCAATCTTTTGGCTTATGGGAACATTTAACGGAGCCGATTGGGGAGACGTTAAGATGGTTTTGTTTTCATCTGTAGTAGGGGTTAGTATTTTGCTTTTCAGCTGGAGGGAGCTAAATCTGCTCCTTTTGGGGGAGGAGAGCATTTCAATGGGCCTTGATATAAATCGCTACAGAAAAATAGTAATTGGTGTTATCTCTCTTTTGACGTCATTTGCCGTGGCTACCAGCGGAATAATAGGGTTTGTGGGTCTGATAAGCCCGCACGCCATGAGGATAATATTTGGCCCAAATCATAAGAGACTTTTGCCTGCTTCAGCCCTTTTTGGAGGAACTTTAATGGTTTTTGCCGACATACTTGCCAGAATACTCCTAAAGCCGGCAGAAGTTCCGGTGGGAATTATTACAGCTCTCTTTGGAGCTCCGTTTTTCCTCTACCTTCTCATAAAGAAAAAGAGGGGTGAGCTGTTTGGATAA